The Paenibacillus uliginis N3/975 genome has a window encoding:
- a CDS encoding mechanosensitive ion channel family protein: MENQDGLLPEETGKALEEALQMSDVFWNWITDVDMWMGVLFAAIRVLVIFLLTRLIIRIVYKMIDQFLQKQEKSKISVNPRRFVTVGELLKNVTAFVCNFVMVLIILSEFNFELGPLLASAGVLGLAIGFGAQSLVKDVITGFFIILEDQFAVGDMIKSGEFRGTVEVIGLRTTRMTGLNGETYIIPNGLITSVTNYSVSNSLAVVDLPVKNEKRVNETLALIQRALEGIAERQPELLRDPEVLGIQSLTTAEYVVRIVGECHPNSRGVAEREIFKDIKQALEEDELCQSSQG; encoded by the coding sequence ATGGAAAATCAAGATGGTTTATTACCGGAGGAGACTGGAAAAGCTCTGGAGGAGGCTCTTCAAATGAGTGATGTTTTTTGGAATTGGATAACCGATGTAGATATGTGGATGGGTGTATTATTTGCCGCAATTCGAGTACTGGTCATATTTCTACTAACCCGTCTCATTATACGAATTGTATATAAAATGATAGATCAGTTTTTACAGAAACAGGAGAAAAGTAAAATTAGTGTGAATCCACGTCGTTTTGTTACGGTGGGAGAACTTTTAAAAAATGTAACGGCATTCGTTTGTAACTTTGTAATGGTACTGATTATTTTGTCAGAGTTTAATTTTGAACTCGGGCCGCTGTTGGCCAGTGCAGGTGTACTTGGATTAGCAATCGGTTTCGGGGCACAAAGCTTGGTTAAAGACGTAATAACTGGTTTTTTCATCATATTGGAGGATCAGTTTGCTGTTGGTGATATGATCAAGAGCGGAGAGTTCAGAGGTACGGTAGAAGTAATCGGTTTGCGTACAACTCGAATGACTGGATTGAATGGGGAAACGTATATTATTCCTAATGGATTGATTACGAGTGTAACGAACTATTCTGTATCCAATTCGCTTGCGGTCGTAGATCTGCCGGTGAAGAATGAGAAGCGAGTGAATGAAACGTTGGCGCTTATTCAACGGGCACTTGAAGGCATTGCAGAGCGTCAGCCTGAGCTGCTGCGAGATCCTGAGGTGCTCGGAATTCAGTCGCTGACAACGGCTGAATACGTGGTGAGGATTGTAGGGGAATGTCATCCGAATTCCCGGGGAGTTGCTGAACGGGAAATTTTCAAGGATATTAAACAGGCACTTGAAGAGGACGAGCTGTGTCAGTCTTCACAAGGATAA
- a CDS encoding aminotransferase class V-fold PLP-dependent enzyme, which yields MDSVIYLDHAATSWPKPPEVMEAMKSAMNDAAANPGRGSHRMAVNASRVLYNTRRILAELFVVKNPNDIALTSNTTEALNLAIKGYLGEGDHVIATMIEHNSVRRPLEYLKRTRGISVDYISVDADGQVDLKEVERAFKANTRLVVCSHSSNLLGSILPVKEIGDLAARHGAVLLVDAAQSAGMLSIDVTDMDIGMLAFPGHKGLLGPQGTGGLYISPDIELEPLLHGGTGSQSEAVEQPSVRPDRYEAGTPNTIGCAGLQAGVKKVLEWTPEKIYHHEWELTQRMMEGLSSIRGVNILGPGLGMPRTGIVSFVVEQRDASELAFKMDREYGIAVRAGFHCTPLAHMAAGTENTGAVRASVGLWTSKEDVDIMVDAMAKIQA from the coding sequence ATGGACTCAGTCATTTATCTGGACCACGCGGCCACCTCGTGGCCAAAACCTCCGGAAGTGATGGAGGCTATGAAGTCGGCGATGAACGATGCGGCTGCTAACCCAGGGCGTGGAAGTCATCGCATGGCTGTGAATGCATCAAGAGTGCTTTACAACACACGCAGAATATTAGCGGAATTGTTCGTAGTCAAAAACCCTAATGATATTGCGTTGACCTCGAATACGACAGAGGCACTGAATTTAGCGATCAAGGGATACCTTGGTGAAGGCGATCACGTCATTGCCACGATGATCGAGCATAATTCAGTAAGGAGACCATTGGAGTATTTGAAAAGGACCCGAGGAATAAGTGTTGATTATATTTCGGTTGATGCAGATGGGCAAGTGGACTTAAAAGAGGTAGAGAGAGCATTTAAAGCGAATACTCGGCTTGTCGTTTGTTCACATAGTTCAAATCTGCTTGGTTCAATACTCCCTGTGAAAGAAATTGGGGATCTGGCAGCTCGCCATGGAGCCGTACTCCTTGTTGACGCGGCTCAGAGTGCAGGGATGCTTTCAATTGATGTGACTGATATGGATATCGGTATGCTGGCTTTTCCGGGTCATAAAGGGCTTCTAGGGCCTCAAGGGACGGGAGGGCTCTATATCTCTCCGGATATAGAATTGGAACCGTTGCTACATGGTGGGACTGGTAGCCAATCCGAAGCTGTGGAGCAGCCGAGTGTGAGGCCGGATCGATATGAGGCAGGAACGCCGAATACGATTGGTTGTGCAGGTCTTCAGGCGGGTGTGAAGAAGGTGTTGGAATGGACACCGGAGAAAATCTACCACCATGAATGGGAACTCACACAACGGATGATGGAGGGGCTATCCTCTATACGAGGGGTGAACATATTAGGTCCAGGTTTAGGGATGCCAAGAACGGGAATCGTATCCTTTGTGGTAGAACAGAGGGATGCCTCCGAGCTAGCATTTAAAATGGATCGGGAATATGGTATTGCCGTACGGGCAGGCTTCCATTGTACTCCGCTGGCGCATATGGCGGCAGGCACGGAAAACACTGGCGCTGTTAGAGCCAGTGTTGGGTTATGGACTAGCAAAGAGGATGTTGACATCATGGTGGATGCCATGGCTAAAATCCAGGCCTGA
- the rpsF gene encoding 30S ribosomal protein S6, which yields MRKYEVMYIIRPDIEQEAVQAAVDKFQGIISNGGEITKHDVMGKRRLAYEIKKFRDGVFVLVNFNATPEVITELERIMKISDEVIRYLITNDVA from the coding sequence ATGCGCAAATATGAAGTGATGTACATTATTCGTCCTGACATTGAGCAAGAAGCTGTTCAAGCGGCAGTCGATAAATTCCAAGGCATCATCTCCAACGGCGGAGAAATTACAAAGCACGACGTAATGGGTAAACGCCGTCTTGCGTATGAGATCAAGAAATTCCGTGATGGCGTGTTCGTTCTGGTGAACTTCAATGCAACACCTGAAGTTATTACTGAACTTGAGCGTATCATGAAGATTTCTGACGAAGTAATTCGTTATCTCATTACGAACGACGTAGCCTAA
- a CDS encoding ParB/RepB/Spo0J family partition protein, whose protein sequence is MSKRLGKGLDALIPSLSINEDDKVVEIPLSQLRANPYQPRKTFNEEAIQELAESIRQHGVIQPIIVRSVLKGYEIIAGERRFRASQYCGKATIPAVVRSFSDQQVMEIALIENLQRENLNAMEVAVAYQGLMEQFSLTQEELSMKVGKSRSHIANFLRLLSLPEEVKENVSRGTLSMGHARAIVGLKDPVLVKQLAKQCVEQEWSVRELEEAVKNLDRKSEEKDKVKVRKRDPYIDHLEENLRERFKTTVKIKHNKDKGKIELNYYSKQDLERLLDLLQ, encoded by the coding sequence ATGAGTAAACGTTTAGGAAAAGGGTTGGATGCGCTTATTCCTTCTTTGTCTATTAACGAGGATGATAAAGTCGTTGAAATTCCGCTTAGTCAGTTACGGGCCAATCCGTATCAGCCTCGGAAAACGTTCAATGAAGAGGCGATCCAGGAGCTCGCTGAGTCGATTCGGCAGCATGGTGTGATTCAACCGATTATTGTACGCAGTGTTCTTAAGGGATATGAGATTATTGCTGGTGAACGCCGTTTCCGAGCATCTCAATATTGTGGTAAAGCTACGATTCCAGCTGTCGTCCGTTCTTTCAGTGACCAGCAAGTTATGGAAATCGCTCTGATTGAGAACCTCCAGCGTGAGAATTTAAATGCAATGGAAGTGGCAGTTGCATACCAAGGGTTGATGGAACAATTTTCCTTAACGCAGGAAGAGTTATCTATGAAGGTTGGTAAATCACGATCGCATATCGCTAACTTTTTGAGGTTGTTGTCTTTACCAGAAGAAGTAAAGGAAAATGTTTCACGTGGAACATTGTCAATGGGACACGCGCGGGCGATCGTGGGATTGAAAGATCCTGTGCTCGTTAAACAATTGGCGAAACAGTGTGTGGAACAAGAGTGGAGTGTTCGTGAACTTGAAGAAGCGGTGAAAAACTTAGATCGCAAGTCCGAGGAAAAAGATAAGGTGAAAGTGAGAAAACGGGATCCTTATATTGATCACCTAGAAGAAAATTTGCGCGAGCGGTTCAAAACAACGGTTAAAATAAAACACAATAAGGATAAAGGGAAGATCGAGTTGAACTATTATAGTAAACAAGATTTGGAACGATTGCTCGATCTATTGCAATAA
- a CDS encoding DUF951 domain-containing protein, protein MERKVFQLGDVVQMKKPHPCGNNEMEIIRMGMDIRVKCTRCQHSVLIPRAKFEKNMKKVLRSAAADGGIVET, encoded by the coding sequence ATGGAACGCAAAGTGTTTCAATTGGGGGATGTTGTTCAGATGAAAAAGCCCCATCCCTGCGGAAATAATGAGATGGAGATCATTCGTATGGGAATGGATATCCGGGTCAAGTGTACGCGTTGCCAGCATAGTGTACTAATTCCGCGAGCTAAATTTGAGAAGAATATGAAGAAGGTGTTGCGGTCTGCAGCCGCAGATGGTGGAATCGTCGAAACTTGA
- the ssb gene encoding single-stranded DNA-binding protein: MLNRVILIGRLTRDPELRYTPAGVAVTQFTLAVDRPFTGQGGEREADFIPVVTWRQLAETCANYLRKGRLTAVEGRIQVRNYENNEGKRVYVTEVIADNVRFLESNRDSSGGGGNREESSFGGGSSNSGGNRGNNNNSRNNQDPFSDEGKPIDISDDDLPF, from the coding sequence TTGTTGAACCGTGTCATTTTGATCGGCCGGCTAACCCGGGATCCGGAGCTGCGCTATACGCCAGCAGGAGTAGCGGTCACACAGTTTACGCTTGCTGTAGATCGTCCATTTACTGGACAAGGCGGGGAACGAGAGGCGGATTTTATTCCGGTCGTTACCTGGAGACAGCTTGCTGAAACGTGTGCCAACTATCTGCGCAAAGGCCGTCTGACGGCTGTGGAAGGGCGCATTCAAGTGCGGAATTACGAGAATAACGAAGGTAAACGTGTATACGTCACCGAAGTGATTGCCGATAATGTCCGTTTCTTGGAATCGAACCGAGATAGCAGCGGAGGCGGCGGAAATCGTGAGGAATCGTCGTTTGGCGGAGGAAGCAGCAACAGCGGCGGAAACCGTGGAAACAACAACAACTCGCGCAACAATCAGGATCCTTTTTCCGATGAAGGAAAACCGATCGATATTTCGGATGATGATTTGCCATTTTAA
- a CDS encoding ParA family protein, protein MSKTIAIANQKGGVGKTTTSVNLGAGLASLGKRVLLVDIDPQGNTTSGVGINKADVENCIYDIIINEVHPKDAINPTNIEGLDIIPATIQLAGAEIELVPTISREVRLKKSLQLVKPNYDYILIDCPPSLGILTINSLTAADSVIIPIQCEYYALEGLSQLLNTVRLVQKHLNTSLKIEGVLLTMLDARTNLGIQVIEEVKKYFQEKVYKTIIPRNIRLSEAPSHGQSIITYDPRSKGAEVYLELAKEVISYE, encoded by the coding sequence GTGTCTAAAACAATTGCCATAGCAAATCAAAAGGGCGGGGTCGGTAAAACAACGACTTCTGTCAATCTGGGCGCGGGACTGGCTTCGCTAGGCAAACGGGTGCTTTTGGTGGATATTGATCCCCAAGGGAACACGACCAGTGGTGTCGGCATTAACAAAGCAGATGTTGAAAACTGCATTTACGATATTATCATTAACGAGGTACATCCGAAGGATGCTATAAATCCAACGAATATCGAAGGACTGGATATCATTCCTGCAACCATTCAGCTCGCTGGAGCGGAGATTGAACTTGTTCCAACGATTTCACGTGAGGTCCGGTTGAAGAAGTCTCTTCAGTTGGTCAAACCCAATTATGACTATATCCTGATTGATTGTCCTCCGTCACTTGGCATTTTGACGATTAACTCTTTGACGGCTGCGGATTCGGTCATTATTCCGATTCAATGTGAATATTATGCGCTGGAAGGGTTGAGCCAGCTGCTGAATACAGTGCGCCTGGTACAAAAACATTTGAATACTTCTCTCAAAATTGAAGGTGTACTTCTAACCATGTTGGATGCTCGGACTAATCTGGGAATTCAGGTGATTGAAGAAGTTAAAAAGTATTTTCAGGAAAAAGTGTACAAGACCATTATTCCAAGAAATATCCGCTTAAGTGAAGCTCCTTCTCATGGACAGTCGATCATAACTTATGATCCTCGTTCCAAAGGAGCAGAGGTATACTTGGAGTTGGCAAAGGAAGTGATCTCTTATGAGTAA
- the rpsR gene encoding 30S ribosomal protein S18: MAFKQREGGDNDKRPARRGGRNKRRKVCFFTVNKITHIDYKDTDLLKKFISERGKILPRRVTGTSAKYQRALTIAIKRSRQIALLPYTTE; encoded by the coding sequence ATGGCTTTTAAGCAAAGAGAAGGCGGAGACAACGACAAAAGACCGGCACGCCGTGGCGGCCGCAATAAGCGTCGTAAAGTTTGTTTCTTCACTGTGAATAAAATTACTCACATTGACTATAAAGATACTGATTTGCTCAAGAAGTTCATCAGCGAGCGCGGCAAAATTTTGCCACGTCGTGTGACTGGAACTAGTGCAAAATATCAGCGTGCCTTGACGATTGCGATCAAACGCTCCCGTCAAATCGCATTGCTTCCATACACTACGGAGTAG
- a CDS encoding YjzC family protein yields MMGERSEFHSGETAPNNGVYIEVGVKDHIMGIEDPQQVKLKKGDKFPDNRNDDRVWMNKRRIQPK; encoded by the coding sequence ATGATGGGCGAACGCAGTGAGTTCCACAGCGGAGAGACAGCTCCCAACAACGGTGTATATATCGAAGTCGGTGTAAAAGACCATATTATGGGTATTGAGGATCCACAACAGGTTAAACTTAAAAAGGGAGACAAGTTTCCCGACAATCGGAATGATGACCGTGTATGGATGAACAAAAGACGGATTCAGCCTAAGTAA
- the mgtA gene encoding magnesium-translocating P-type ATPase: MKKQKRQKLNNETMNKEISKRLIYASTCLTEDLMEEFSTNPQGLSESEVKNRLDQYGNNQIASEKPPAWYIQLLLCFKNPFILILLGLDVFSYFTNDIEAVIIISTLVSISVLITFTQEFRSIRTAEKLKAMVKTTVAVTRHSIRKEIDTEQLVPGDVIHLSAGDLVPADARLIESKDLFVSESSLTGESLPIEKQDMMPHDGSKARNRYQMPTNPLELNNMCYMGTNVISGTATAIVVSTGASTYLGSMAKTLVGKRPMTSFDKGVNSVTFVIIRFMLIMVPIIFFINGFTKGNWIEAFFFALSVAVGLTPEMLPVIVTANLAKGANAMARNKVVVKRLNAIQNLGAMNILCTDKTGTLTEDKIILSKHLDIHGNEDAKVLEYAYLNSFHQTGLKNLLDVAVLEHAELTDVLGAKNNYTKFDEIPFDFNRRRMSVVLEKKENEHVLICKGAMEEILSICSHVSDNGQIIPITPTIHINVQQLVRKLNTDGLRVIAVAMKQSAPNDEPYGVKDEKDLVLVGFIGFLDPPKESSATAIQALQTNGVEIKVLTGDNAAVTRKVCTDVGLQADQIVLGHEIENLSDVQLADLAERTTVFAKLNPMQKARIVRALQSKGHTVGFMGDGINDAASLKDADVGISVDTAVDISKESADIILLEKSLMVLEQGVIEGRITFGNIIKYIKMTASSNFGNVFSVLGASAFLPFMPMLPIHLLIQNLFYDISQLSIPWDRMDKEFLAKPKKWDAKSIGKFMIFVGPISSIFDYITFFVMYFVFAANTAADQSLFQSGWFIEGLLSQTLIVHMIRTEKIPFFQSRASMPVMLLTSAIMIAGIYVPFSVFGESIGLQPLPLQYFPWLLGILLSYCALTQLVKKWYIRKFNEWL; the protein is encoded by the coding sequence ATGAAAAAACAAAAGAGACAAAAATTGAACAACGAAACTATGAACAAAGAAATCTCAAAGCGCCTAATCTATGCCTCTACTTGTCTTACAGAGGATTTGATGGAGGAGTTTTCCACAAATCCTCAAGGGCTTTCTGAATCCGAAGTCAAGAATAGACTTGATCAATATGGAAACAATCAGATTGCGTCTGAAAAGCCACCGGCATGGTATATTCAATTGCTGTTGTGCTTTAAAAATCCATTTATTCTGATCTTACTCGGATTAGATGTGTTCTCTTATTTTACCAATGATATAGAAGCCGTTATTATCATCAGCACATTGGTTTCCATCAGTGTACTCATTACATTTACTCAGGAGTTTCGTTCCATCCGAACCGCTGAAAAACTGAAGGCGATGGTCAAAACAACCGTGGCTGTCACCCGGCATTCTATCCGAAAAGAAATCGATACGGAGCAATTGGTGCCTGGTGATGTGATACACCTCTCAGCAGGCGACCTAGTTCCAGCAGATGCAAGATTAATCGAATCGAAAGACCTTTTTGTCAGCGAGTCTTCTCTAACCGGGGAATCATTGCCGATTGAGAAACAAGACATGATGCCTCACGATGGAAGCAAAGCGAGAAATAGATATCAAATGCCAACAAACCCGTTAGAGCTTAATAATATGTGTTATATGGGGACCAATGTTATTAGCGGCACAGCAACAGCTATTGTTGTCTCTACCGGAGCTTCCACTTATTTGGGTTCCATGGCCAAAACACTTGTCGGCAAGCGGCCGATGACAAGCTTTGATAAAGGGGTGAACAGCGTCACCTTTGTCATTATTCGTTTCATGCTCATTATGGTGCCTATTATTTTCTTCATCAACGGCTTTACTAAAGGAAACTGGATCGAAGCCTTCTTCTTCGCCCTCTCTGTTGCCGTCGGATTAACGCCAGAAATGCTGCCGGTCATTGTAACTGCCAATCTGGCCAAAGGCGCAAATGCTATGGCTCGCAATAAAGTTGTCGTTAAGCGTCTCAATGCAATCCAAAACTTAGGAGCTATGAATATTTTATGCACGGATAAAACCGGGACGCTAACGGAAGACAAGATTATACTATCAAAACACCTAGACATTCATGGCAATGAAGATGCTAAAGTGCTGGAATATGCTTATTTGAACAGCTTTCACCAGACCGGGCTTAAAAATTTGCTCGATGTCGCCGTGTTAGAGCATGCTGAACTAACAGACGTGCTAGGTGCTAAGAACAATTATACCAAGTTTGATGAAATCCCTTTCGATTTCAATCGTCGCCGGATGTCTGTCGTTTTGGAGAAAAAGGAAAATGAACATGTTCTCATTTGTAAGGGCGCGATGGAAGAAATACTCAGCATCTGCTCACACGTATCTGATAACGGACAAATCATCCCCATTACACCGACAATTCACATCAATGTACAACAGCTTGTACGAAAATTAAATACTGATGGTTTACGTGTAATTGCCGTAGCTATGAAACAGTCGGCACCCAATGATGAACCGTATGGAGTAAAGGATGAAAAGGATTTAGTACTAGTTGGCTTTATCGGATTCCTTGATCCACCCAAGGAAAGCTCCGCGACCGCAATTCAAGCTTTGCAAACAAACGGCGTGGAGATCAAAGTGCTTACAGGTGATAATGCGGCAGTCACTCGCAAAGTTTGTACAGATGTTGGTCTGCAAGCAGATCAGATTGTATTAGGCCATGAAATTGAGAACCTCTCTGACGTGCAGCTAGCTGATCTGGCTGAGAGAACAACCGTTTTTGCCAAACTAAATCCGATGCAAAAGGCGAGAATAGTGCGTGCGCTGCAAAGCAAGGGGCATACTGTCGGGTTTATGGGAGACGGGATCAACGATGCTGCCTCTCTGAAGGATGCTGATGTAGGTATCTCGGTAGATACGGCGGTAGATATCTCGAAGGAATCTGCTGATATTATTTTGCTTGAAAAAAGCTTAATGGTATTAGAGCAAGGTGTGATTGAAGGCCGTATAACATTTGGCAACATTATTAAATATATCAAAATGACTGCCAGCTCTAACTTTGGCAATGTGTTCAGTGTATTAGGCGCTAGCGCCTTCTTGCCATTCATGCCAATGCTGCCGATTCATCTACTCATTCAAAATCTGTTCTATGACATCTCACAGCTATCCATCCCTTGGGATCGTATGGATAAAGAGTTCTTGGCAAAACCAAAGAAATGGGATGCCAAATCTATCGGAAAATTTATGATCTTTGTAGGCCCGATCAGCTCTATTTTCGATTACATCACTTTTTTTGTCATGTATTTCGTATTCGCAGCCAATACCGCAGCAGATCAATCACTGTTTCAGTCCGGATGGTTTATCGAAGGACTATTATCACAAACACTGATAGTGCATATGATCCGTACTGAGAAAATACCATTTTTCCAAAGCCGTGCCAGCATGCCCGTCATGCTGCTAACCAGCGCTATTATGATTGCAGGCATCTATGTTCCGTTCTCAGTCTTTGGCGAAAGTATCGGCTTACAACCGTTACCGCTACAATATTTCCCATGGTTATTAGGCATTTTGCTAAGCTATTGTGCACTGACGCAGCTTGTGAAGAAATGGTACATTCGTAAGTTTAACGAATGGTTATAG
- a CDS encoding DUF4446 family protein, whose product MSELNELIMEQLHWFVVGMIVIILTLWVTVIAQGAKVRKMRRAYDAMMSGSGVEDLETLLLNLKIQMDAIEEEQGNHRSHLDTISQTLKGVKSKTGIVRYNAFGERGNDLSFSIAILSERGDGLVLTGLYNRENSFVYAKPLKNGESQHSLSPEEKEAIHLALQEG is encoded by the coding sequence ATGTCTGAATTAAATGAATTGATTATGGAACAACTTCATTGGTTTGTCGTCGGAATGATCGTCATCATCTTGACTTTATGGGTAACCGTAATCGCCCAAGGTGCAAAGGTTCGCAAAATGCGGCGTGCATATGATGCGATGATGTCCGGTAGTGGAGTGGAGGATCTGGAAACACTGCTCCTCAATCTGAAAATTCAAATGGACGCAATTGAAGAGGAACAAGGAAATCATCGCTCACATCTGGATACTATAAGCCAAACTTTAAAAGGGGTAAAGTCCAAAACGGGTATCGTAAGATACAATGCTTTTGGTGAACGGGGGAACGATTTGAGTTTCTCTATAGCCATCCTAAGTGAAAGAGGGGATGGGTTGGTACTTACCGGCCTATATAACCGGGAAAATTCATTTGTATATGCCAAACCGTTGAAAAACGGCGAATCCCAGCATTCTTTATCTCCTGAGGAAAAAGAGGCTATACATCTCGCGCTGCAAGAAGGGTAG
- a CDS encoding SOS response-associated peptidase — MCRRFSMSAGIDEIGKHFEINRVMYFYKNRYNISPTQSVPVILHDQGERVLDEYRWGLVPYWGKDAVNADLSAVDQNPTYRKAVDLRRCVIPCNGFYYWRTVGKKSYAVRVVMPNNELFGVAGLYETWRNAKGEKMRTCTMLMTGANVFIREFEERMPAILSTESMETWLNPECKGFNNLQPLLRSYDGSMRIYPVTPLVANDNHDHHQCIEEMDLKLAWVKNL, encoded by the coding sequence ATGTGCAGACGATTTTCAATGTCCGCTGGTATAGATGAGATAGGCAAACATTTTGAAATTAACAGGGTGATGTATTTTTATAAGAATCGTTACAATATCAGTCCGACTCAAAGTGTACCGGTGATTCTTCATGACCAAGGTGAACGGGTGCTTGATGAGTACCGATGGGGATTGGTTCCATATTGGGGCAAGGATGCGGTGAATGCAGACCTGAGTGCGGTGGATCAAAATCCGACATACCGAAAGGCAGTTGATTTACGGCGTTGCGTTATTCCGTGTAATGGCTTTTACTACTGGCGGACTGTGGGGAAAAAGAGTTACGCCGTAAGGGTAGTAATGCCGAACAATGAACTGTTTGGAGTTGCAGGTCTGTATGAAACTTGGCGGAATGCTAAAGGAGAAAAAATGAGAACCTGTACCATGCTGATGACAGGGGCTAATGTGTTCATTCGTGAATTTGAGGAGCGCATGCCGGCGATATTGTCTACAGAGAGCATGGAAACTTGGTTAAATCCTGAATGCAAAGGATTTAACAATCTGCAACCGCTGCTAAGATCGTATGATGGGTCCATGCGGATTTACCCGGTAACACCATTGGTGGCTAATGACAATCATGATCATCACCAGTGTATAGAAGAGATGGATCTCAAGCTGGCTTGGGTTAAAAATTTGTAA
- the yyaC gene encoding spore protease YyaC — protein sequence MNRLSKHSARQEFSSLKIPHTDPEIHSAIIHRLLYHLSSGVQRRPLVIVCIGTDRSTGDCLGPLVGTSLSRYNSSLFHLYGTLDEPVHAMNLKETLTMINEQFDNPFIIGIDACLGQSASVGSIQVSDGPLRPGAGVHKELPPVGDIHVTGIVNVGGFMEYFVLQNTRLSLVMRLSDIIANCLFSAMKEWNRTTLLAARDV from the coding sequence ATGAACCGTTTATCTAAACACTCAGCCCGTCAGGAGTTTTCAAGCTTAAAAATACCACATACCGATCCTGAAATCCATTCTGCTATTATTCATCGTCTGCTCTATCATCTATCTTCAGGAGTTCAACGCCGTCCATTAGTCATCGTCTGCATCGGCACGGACCGTTCCACTGGAGATTGCCTTGGTCCACTTGTAGGTACATCTCTCTCTCGTTACAACAGCTCGCTGTTCCATTTATATGGCACCTTGGATGAGCCTGTGCACGCTATGAACCTGAAAGAAACGCTCACTATGATAAACGAACAATTCGACAACCCCTTTATCATTGGTATCGATGCCTGTCTTGGTCAATCGGCAAGCGTTGGATCCATTCAAGTTTCAGACGGCCCTCTGCGTCCTGGTGCAGGTGTACATAAAGAATTGCCGCCGGTCGGCGATATCCATGTAACTGGCATCGTCAATGTCGGCGGCTTTATGGAATACTTCGTATTACAAAACACTCGTTTAAGTCTCGTTATGCGGCTGTCTGATATTATTGCCAATTGTCTTTTCTCTGCTATGAAGGAATGGAATCGTACTACCCTTCTTGCAGCGCGAGATGTATAG
- a CDS encoding DUF3343 domain-containing protein produces MMLIAFDSTQQALRAEMLLDYAEIEIDLFPTPKEITAGCALSIQFPPTALKEVKEIIAHEKVEIRGVFAQNDNEIYISI; encoded by the coding sequence ATGATGCTGATCGCTTTCGATTCTACGCAACAAGCGCTTAGGGCGGAAATGCTGCTGGATTACGCAGAAATTGAAATTGATTTATTTCCGACACCGAAAGAGATTACAGCAGGCTGTGCATTATCAATTCAGTTTCCACCCACTGCGTTAAAAGAGGTAAAGGAAATCATCGCCCATGAAAAGGTTGAGATCCGGGGGGTTTTTGCGCAGAATGACAACGAGATTTATATAAGCATCTAG